In one window of Campylobacter coli DNA:
- the sppA gene encoding signal peptide peptidase SppA has product MQILKSFFKGLGSVIKFINTYFKTFVLLLIVVWLFTPSSNSNSSYANLERIDLKGEILDSSEVLEKIINAKNNDNIKGVLFVIDSPGGAFAPSMELALAIKDLKAKKPVIAYASGTMASGSYLAGVGANKILANPASFIGSIGVIMQGADLSELAKKIGIKEQTIQAGEFKSAGTLTRAWSEKEREFLQNLINESYDLFSEFVAKERNLELDKRNDWANARVFLAQNAKDLGLIDELSNYENAKKELQELAKVLNPIWKEEGRIDRFLNRLESQSSNFLSKVMGDVILRLNANALELK; this is encoded by the coding sequence ATGCAAATTTTAAAATCATTTTTTAAGGGTTTAGGCAGCGTGATAAAATTTATCAACACCTATTTTAAAACTTTTGTTTTATTGTTGATCGTAGTTTGGCTTTTTACACCAAGTTCAAACTCAAACTCATCTTATGCCAATTTAGAACGCATTGATTTAAAAGGTGAGATACTAGATAGCTCAGAAGTTTTAGAAAAAATTATCAATGCTAAAAATAATGACAATATCAAAGGCGTGCTTTTTGTGATAGATTCTCCTGGAGGTGCTTTTGCGCCAAGTATGGAGCTAGCTTTGGCGATTAAAGATTTAAAAGCTAAAAAACCTGTTATAGCTTATGCAAGTGGAACTATGGCGAGTGGGAGTTATTTGGCTGGAGTAGGAGCAAATAAAATTTTAGCAAACCCTGCTAGTTTTATAGGATCTATAGGTGTGATTATGCAGGGTGCTGATTTGAGTGAGTTGGCTAAGAAAATAGGAATTAAAGAACAAACCATACAAGCAGGGGAATTTAAAAGCGCAGGAACTTTGACAAGGGCTTGGAGTGAAAAAGAGCGAGAATTCTTGCAAAATTTAATCAATGAAAGTTATGATCTTTTTTCGGAATTTGTAGCTAAAGAGCGCAATTTGGAATTAGACAAAAGAAATGATTGGGCAAACGCAAGGGTATTTTTAGCACAAAATGCGAAAGATTTAGGGCTTATTGATGAATTAAGCAATTATGAAAATGCAAAAAAAGAACTTCAAGAACTTGCTAAAGTTTTAAATCCTATTTGGAAAGAAGAGGGTAGAATTGATAGATTTTTAAATCGTTTAGAAAGCCAAAGTTCTAATTTTTTAAGTAAAGTAATGGGCGATGTTATACTTAGATTGAATGCGAATGCCTTAGAATTAAAATAA
- a CDS encoding LutB/LldF family L-lactate oxidation iron-sulfur protein, whose amino-acid sequence MSQKIPHEEIVHIKLNDIQMRENLMTAMHTLQKNRLGVIDARFQDWQGLRAKAKQAKNNALMSLKDRLLEFEKNATKNGIQVHWASSDEDACEIVYEIMREKNITKLLKGKSMASEEIGLNHYLEKKGLKAIETDLGELILQLNEEPPLHIVVPAIHRNRHEIGQIFKDKLGAKLENDEPESLNAIARDHLRKDFEGLKLGLSGVNFAMSREGAFWLIENEGNGRMCTTAPDIHIALCGVEKVMESFEDAATMVSLLTPSATGQFIPTYNNIITGPRKNGDLDGPKEVHVILFDHNRTKMLAHKDYYEALRCIRCGACMNFCPVYDQIGGHAYQTTYPGPIGEVISPNIFGIDHTGDILNFCSLCGRCSEVCPVQIPLADLIRKLRCDKIGQGENPPMGAKNIHHNAMEAFAFKQFKKAATKGERWRFALSKAHYFNWFVQNLSGALPVIKKWYAFKELPQIKKDLYKEIQAIEGVIYE is encoded by the coding sequence ATGAGTCAAAAAATTCCACACGAAGAAATTGTTCATATTAAATTAAACGACATTCAAATGCGTGAAAATTTGATGACTGCTATGCATACTTTGCAAAAAAATAGACTCGGGGTCATCGATGCAAGATTTCAGGATTGGCAAGGATTAAGAGCCAAAGCAAAACAAGCTAAAAACAATGCTTTAATGAGCTTAAAAGATAGACTTTTAGAATTTGAAAAAAACGCTACAAAAAATGGTATACAAGTACATTGGGCAAGTAGCGATGAAGATGCTTGTGAAATAGTCTATGAGATTATGCGTGAAAAAAACATCACCAAGCTTTTAAAAGGCAAGTCTATGGCGAGTGAGGAAATAGGCTTAAATCATTATTTAGAAAAAAAAGGTTTAAAAGCCATAGAAACCGATCTTGGAGAGCTTATTTTACAACTCAATGAAGAACCTCCTTTGCATATAGTTGTTCCTGCTATCCATAGAAATCGCCATGAAATAGGTCAAATTTTTAAAGATAAACTCGGTGCAAAATTAGAAAACGACGAGCCTGAAAGCTTAAATGCCATAGCAAGAGATCACTTAAGAAAAGACTTTGAGGGTTTAAAATTAGGGCTTAGTGGAGTAAATTTTGCAATGTCAAGAGAAGGGGCTTTTTGGCTTATAGAAAATGAGGGAAATGGTAGAATGTGTACCACAGCGCCTGATATTCACATCGCACTTTGTGGCGTAGAAAAAGTTATGGAAAGCTTTGAAGATGCAGCGACTATGGTTTCTTTACTTACTCCTTCAGCCACAGGACAATTTATACCTACTTATAATAACATCATTACAGGCCCACGTAAAAATGGAGATTTAGATGGCCCAAAAGAAGTGCATGTGATTTTATTTGATCACAATAGAACCAAAATGCTAGCTCATAAAGATTATTATGAAGCTTTGCGTTGTATTCGATGTGGGGCTTGTATGAATTTTTGCCCTGTTTATGATCAAATCGGCGGACACGCATACCAAACCACCTATCCAGGCCCTATTGGTGAAGTAATCAGTCCAAATATTTTTGGTATAGATCATACAGGTGACATTTTAAATTTCTGTTCGCTTTGTGGACGCTGCTCAGAGGTTTGTCCGGTGCAAATTCCTTTAGCTGATCTGATTAGAAAACTAAGATGCGATAAAATAGGACAAGGAGAAAATCCACCTATGGGTGCAAAAAATATCCATCATAACGCAATGGAAGCCTTTGCATTCAAACAATTCAAAAAAGCAGCAACAAAAGGCGAAAGGTGGCGTTTTGCACTTTCAAAAGCGCATTATTTTAATTGGTTTGTGCAAAATTTATCAGGAGCTTTACCAGTGATAAAAAAATGGTATGCTTTTAAAGAATTGCCTCAAATCAAAAAAGATCTATATAAAGAAATTCAGGCTATAGAAGGGGTAATTTATGAGTAA
- the flhF gene encoding flagellar biosynthesis protein FlhF, whose product MGQLIHTFTVEDTEQIIPKVKEDYGDKALIITNKQIRPKTLNRAALYEVMVAIEESDYEEHLKKMGKSLPPKKTTAKTLEKQNLEEKVNASIPQNNEDEDVILDFSNTRANLAKTKTNDTNYQSFPQSKINPNPTMGFNDFKERLSEVSNEISKVTNTPLVDNYAPNPNYNKKIENFEKQINKLNDKIDLLADMMWDEKAEARNNLIIPPEFATIYKKAKESGMLEKHLEAIMKATIENMPAAMKTNKDAVQRYFYSLLRNILPCRVESEIKKQKIMMLVGPTGVGKTTTLAKLAFRYAYGDKRYKTGIITLDTYRIGAVEQLFQYAKMMKLPIIDSIEPKDLDEAIKSLNNCEVILVDTIGNSQYDQNKLAKTKEFLMHSNAEIDVSLVVSANTKHEDLMEIYKNFSFLNIDTLIITKFDETKVFGNIFSLIYETNIPLSFFSTGQEVPDDIEVANSDFLVRCILEGFNKGKDNE is encoded by the coding sequence ATGGGACAACTTATCCATACCTTTACTGTAGAAGATACAGAGCAAATTATCCCGAAAGTAAAAGAGGATTATGGCGACAAAGCTTTAATTATTACCAATAAACAAATTCGTCCCAAAACACTTAACCGCGCTGCTCTTTATGAAGTAATGGTTGCCATAGAAGAAAGTGATTATGAAGAGCATTTGAAAAAAATGGGGAAATCCTTACCTCCTAAAAAAACTACCGCTAAAACCCTAGAAAAACAAAATCTTGAAGAAAAAGTCAATGCTTCAATACCACAAAATAATGAAGATGAAGATGTTATCCTTGATTTTTCAAATACTAGAGCAAATTTAGCCAAAACTAAAACCAACGATACTAATTACCAAAGCTTTCCACAAAGTAAAATCAATCCTAATCCCACCATGGGCTTTAATGATTTTAAAGAACGCTTGAGTGAAGTAAGCAATGAAATTTCAAAAGTAACCAATACCCCTTTAGTGGATAATTACGCGCCCAATCCAAACTATAACAAAAAAATAGAGAATTTTGAAAAACAAATCAATAAACTCAATGATAAAATCGATTTACTTGCAGATATGATGTGGGATGAAAAAGCAGAAGCTCGCAACAATCTTATCATTCCTCCTGAATTTGCAACCATTTACAAAAAAGCTAAAGAAAGCGGTATGCTTGAAAAGCATTTAGAAGCTATCATGAAAGCGACTATAGAAAATATGCCTGCGGCTATGAAAACAAACAAAGACGCTGTGCAACGATATTTTTATTCTCTTTTGAGAAATATTTTACCTTGCCGGGTAGAAAGTGAAATCAAAAAACAAAAAATTATGATGCTTGTAGGCCCAACAGGAGTTGGAAAAACTACAACTCTAGCAAAACTAGCTTTTCGCTATGCTTATGGGGATAAGCGTTATAAAACAGGTATAATCACTTTAGACACTTATAGAATCGGTGCCGTAGAACAACTTTTCCAATATGCAAAAATGATGAAACTTCCTATCATTGATAGCATAGAACCAAAAGATTTAGACGAGGCGATTAAGAGTCTTAACAACTGCGAAGTAATTTTAGTCGATACCATAGGAAATTCACAATACGATCAAAACAAACTTGCCAAAACAAAAGAATTTCTCATGCATTCAAATGCTGAAATTGATGTTAGCCTAGTCGTTTCTGCTAATACCAAACACGAAGATTTGATGGAAATTTACAAAAATTTTTCATTTTTAAATATCGACACTCTCATCATCACAAAATTTGATGAAACCAAAGTTTTTGGAAATATTTTCTCTTTAATTTATGAAACTAATATCCCGCTAAGCTTTTTCTCTACAGGACAAGAAGTTCCTGATGATATAGAAGTAGCTAATAGCGATTTTTTAGTTCGCTGTATCTTAGAAGGTTTTAACAAAGGAAAAGATAATGAATAA
- a CDS encoding lactate utilization protein C, with amino-acid sequence MSKINEISNKSKEKILSALNEAYEAKDFTYQASIDPVEHIQTKEDALAEMKQKMSDNKYIVENATKETLEEKINEIITKYNYKKMIYGTDLGLDLNKIQAEEKICFDKEIENLRYEVFHSDFSIVHARAGVSSHGVALIPSSKGQPRMLSLAPKLCIVLLKKEDIVKSLSEALNLVKTENEILPTNILFIAGPSRTADIELITVFGVHGPQIAHIVIY; translated from the coding sequence ATGAGTAAAATCAATGAAATTTCTAACAAAAGCAAAGAAAAAATTTTATCAGCACTCAATGAAGCTTATGAAGCAAAAGATTTTACTTATCAAGCTAGTATAGATCCTGTAGAACATATTCAAACAAAAGAAGATGCCTTAGCTGAAATGAAGCAAAAAATGAGTGATAATAAATACATTGTTGAAAATGCCACCAAAGAAACCTTGGAAGAAAAAATCAATGAAATTATCACAAAATACAACTACAAAAAAATGATATACGGCACTGATTTGGGTTTGGATTTAAATAAAATTCAAGCAGAAGAAAAAATTTGCTTTGATAAGGAAATTGAAAATTTACGATATGAAGTTTTTCATAGCGATTTTTCTATAGTCCATGCAAGGGCTGGAGTAAGCTCTCATGGCGTTGCTTTGATACCTTCAAGTAAAGGACAGCCTAGAATGCTAAGTCTTGCACCTAAGCTTTGTATAGTGTTGTTAAAAAAAGAAGACATAGTAAAAAGCCTTAGCGAAGCTTTGAATTTGGTAAAAACAGAAAATGAAATTTTGCCTACAAATATTTTATTTATCGCAGGTCCTTCAAGAACAGCAGATATAGAATTAATCACTGTTTTTGGCGTTCATGGGCCTCAAATTGCTCATATTGTAATTTATTAA
- a CDS encoding bacteriohemerythrin, with product MFPKWDDNYSVHNAKIDEQHKKLFELAGKVEFMFDRPVYKDDIKALLADFFNYMKDHFNDEEKYMKLIGYPDLEEHKKIHKEIIQSMIDLIKNIKSTNDLKEKLYTVSKKWLLEHILYEDMKVEQYRRSSLSSEDDSEVSFEEVKEEKDDETALYFYTCECVGQIHDVPFGIHQKIQLKGAKFKCKKCKMAIQFYKKHSESFE from the coding sequence ATGTTTCCAAAGTGGGATGATAATTATAGCGTTCATAATGCCAAGATTGACGAGCAACACAAAAAACTTTTTGAACTAGCAGGCAAGGTTGAATTTATGTTTGATCGACCCGTGTATAAAGATGATATCAAAGCTCTATTGGCTGATTTTTTTAACTATATGAAAGATCATTTTAATGATGAAGAAAAATACATGAAGCTAATAGGATATCCTGATTTGGAAGAACATAAAAAGATACATAAAGAAATCATCCAATCCATGATAGACCTCATTAAAAACATAAAGTCAACCAACGATTTAAAAGAAAAACTTTATACAGTTTCTAAAAAATGGCTCTTAGAGCATATACTTTATGAAGATATGAAAGTAGAACAATACAGACGCTCTTCTTTATCCTCTGAAGATGACAGCGAAGTCAGTTTTGAAGAAGTAAAAGAAGAAAAAGACGATGAAACGGCTTTGTATTTTTATACTTGCGAATGTGTTGGACAAATTCACGATGTGCCTTTTGGAATTCATCAAAAAATACAACTAAAAGGCGCTAAATTTAAATGCAAAAAATGCAAAATGGCCATACAATTTTATAAAAAACATTCCGAATCTTTTGAATAA
- a CDS encoding (Fe-S)-binding protein, protein MKKVYFYATCLGTAAMQESVLNGIKLLRREGVEVIFKKNQTCCAQPSFNSGYFNESREIALYNVDLFDKDYPIVVPSGSCAGMMSHDYKELFKDRPEFSRVKDFSSRVIELSQYLDEVLNVNYEDKGEPIKVTWHSNCHALRVQKSIQASKNLIRKLKNVELVELQYEEECCGFGGTFSVKEPEISNAMVRNKIKDIQNTGVKYLISGDGGCLLNIDGTMRRMGLDVKGIHLYEFLFKRLEGERL, encoded by the coding sequence ATGAAGAAGGTGTATTTTTACGCCACATGCTTAGGAACTGCTGCTATGCAAGAAAGCGTTCTTAATGGTATTAAACTTTTGCGCCGAGAAGGAGTGGAAGTTATTTTTAAAAAAAATCAAACCTGTTGTGCTCAACCCTCTTTTAATTCAGGATATTTTAATGAAAGTCGCGAAATAGCCTTATACAATGTAGATTTATTTGATAAAGACTATCCTATCGTTGTACCTAGTGGATCTTGCGCAGGTATGATGAGTCACGATTATAAGGAACTTTTCAAGGATAGACCTGAATTTTCTAGAGTGAAAGATTTTAGCTCCCGTGTTATAGAGCTTTCGCAATATCTTGATGAAGTTTTAAATGTAAATTATGAAGATAAAGGAGAGCCTATTAAAGTGACTTGGCATTCTAATTGCCATGCTTTAAGAGTTCAAAAAAGCATACAAGCAAGTAAAAACCTCATTAGAAAACTTAAAAATGTTGAACTTGTAGAATTACAATACGAAGAAGAATGTTGCGGTTTTGGAGGGACTTTTTCTGTAAAAGAGCCTGAAATTTCAAATGCTATGGTAAGAAATAAGATTAAAGATATACAAAATACTGGTGTAAAATACCTCATCAGTGGAGATGGTGGCTGTCTTTTAAACATAGATGGAACCATGCGTAGAATGGGTTTGGATGTTAAAGGCATACACTTGTATGAATTTTTATTTAAGCGTTTGGAAGGAGAGAGATTATGA
- a CDS encoding metal-dependent hydrolase: MYIISAKYIFLCDEKFSILENKAFVFEDKILELGELEELKKRYPKAKLIKTSPNCVILPAFINPHTHLEFSANSTTLHFGEFLTWLKSVIKSRSMLNEQAKEELILTNIQKMQKSGIGTIGEISSFGGDLNPCVKASQNGMRVIFFNEILGINEAQIQDKKQEFLIRFENSLKFKDEFFMPAISVHSAYSTHPELAKFAINLAKKQKLLISTHFLESKAENAWLKEAKGGFKEWFKNFTPNPKPLYKVSEFIQLFKGIRTLFTHCVYLKEMDLLDKNLHSITHCAFSNRLLSQKTFDLKKALKSGLNIHLGTDGLSSNISLSILDEMRANLLVHTNFDLLKLAPKLLQMATLYPAKALNLNLGEIKQGKIADFSVFELGECDKEQAPLQFILNAKEVQKLFIKGKECKF; encoded by the coding sequence ATGTATATAATCAGTGCAAAATATATCTTTTTATGCGATGAGAAATTTAGTATTTTAGAAAACAAAGCCTTTGTTTTTGAGGATAAAATTTTAGAATTAGGCGAATTAGAAGAATTAAAAAAACGATACCCAAAAGCTAAGCTTATAAAAACAAGTCCTAATTGTGTTATTTTACCCGCTTTTATCAATCCACATACACATTTAGAATTCAGTGCAAATTCGACTACTTTGCATTTTGGAGAGTTTTTAACTTGGCTTAAAAGTGTGATTAAATCTCGTTCTATGTTAAATGAGCAAGCTAAAGAAGAGCTTATATTGACAAATATACAAAAAATGCAAAAAAGCGGTATAGGTACCATAGGTGAAATTTCAAGCTTTGGCGGTGATTTAAATCCTTGTGTTAAAGCAAGTCAAAATGGAATGCGTGTTATATTTTTTAATGAAATTTTAGGCATAAATGAAGCCCAAATTCAAGATAAAAAACAAGAGTTTTTAATAAGATTTGAAAATTCTTTAAAATTTAAAGATGAGTTTTTTATGCCTGCTATTTCTGTGCATTCTGCTTATTCAACCCATCCCGAACTTGCAAAATTTGCAATTAATCTTGCTAAAAAGCAAAAGTTATTAATCAGCACGCATTTTTTAGAAAGTAAGGCTGAAAATGCTTGGCTTAAAGAGGCAAAAGGAGGGTTTAAAGAATGGTTTAAAAACTTTACACCAAATCCTAAGCCACTTTATAAAGTTAGTGAATTTATCCAATTATTCAAAGGCATTAGGACGCTTTTTACTCATTGTGTGTATTTAAAAGAAATGGATTTGCTTGATAAAAATTTACATTCTATTACCCATTGTGCTTTTTCAAATCGTCTTTTAAGTCAAAAAACATTTGATTTAAAAAAGGCTTTAAAGAGCGGTTTAAATATCCATTTGGGTACAGATGGCTTAAGTTCTAATATTTCTTTATCGATTTTAGATGAAATGCGTGCTAATTTGCTTGTGCATACCAATTTTGATTTGTTAAAATTAGCTCCTAAGCTTTTGCAAATGGCAACGCTTTATCCGGCCAAAGCTTTAAATTTAAATTTAGGCGAAATCAAGCAGGGAAAAATAGCTGATTTTAGTGTATTTGAGCTAGGAGAATGTGACAAGGAGCAAGCACCATTGCAATTTATTTTAAATGCTAAAGAAGTACAAAAATTATTTATAAAAGGAAAAGAATGCAAATTTTAA
- the aroQ gene encoding type II 3-dehydroquinate dehydratase → MKIMVIQGPNINMLGVREVGIYGAMKMEDIHTQMKMAASQNNVELDFFQSNFEGEIVDKIQECLGTVDGIIINAAGYTHTSVAIRDAISAVALPTIEVHISNVYRREEFRQKSLIAPVCSGSIVGFGPFGYHLALMGVIQICEQVNNLRAAQAQQMQAGAQN, encoded by the coding sequence ATGAAAATAATGGTCATCCAAGGCCCAAATATCAACATGCTAGGCGTAAGAGAAGTTGGAATTTATGGTGCAATGAAAATGGAAGACATTCATACGCAAATGAAAATGGCAGCTTCCCAAAACAATGTTGAATTAGATTTTTTTCAAAGTAATTTTGAAGGTGAAATTGTAGATAAAATTCAAGAATGCCTTGGCACAGTAGATGGTATCATCATCAATGCTGCAGGCTATACCCATACTTCAGTAGCCATCCGCGATGCGATTTCTGCAGTAGCTTTACCTACTATAGAAGTGCATATTAGCAATGTTTATCGCAGAGAAGAATTTCGTCAAAAAAGCCTTATAGCTCCTGTATGCTCTGGATCTATTGTAGGATTTGGTCCTTTTGGTTATCACTTAGCTTTAATGGGTGTTATTCAAATTTGCGAGCAAGTAAATAACTTGCGTGCTGCACAAGCACAGCAAATGCAAGCTGGGGCTCAAAATTAA
- a CDS encoding bacteriohemerythrin has translation MDKLIPAWDEKYSINDEKIDAQHQKLFELAAKIENAVYKFVQRDELKEILTELFNYMKEHFSNEEDYMQEISYPYLNEHKIMHKNIIHDMSHLIQNIKTTNDLKEKLYTIMSDWLLEHILHHDVMIGNWLSEQLLAKQEEELEKLQQEDLQQEEKQYENNPNPIPQVKTEYDFIYSCPCRTNHFLSYIEHLDIICHKKQLRCKKCQKNLFYVRSEIKTEKRNNDVSKVG, from the coding sequence TTGGATAAATTAATTCCTGCTTGGGATGAAAAATACAGCATAAATGATGAGAAAATAGACGCACAACACCAAAAACTTTTTGAATTAGCTGCTAAAATTGAAAATGCTGTTTACAAATTCGTTCAACGCGATGAACTTAAAGAAATTCTTACCGAACTCTTTAATTATATGAAAGAACACTTCAGTAATGAAGAGGATTATATGCAAGAAATTTCTTATCCTTATTTAAATGAACATAAAATAATGCATAAAAACATTATCCACGATATGTCACATCTTATCCAAAACATAAAGACTACAAATGATTTAAAAGAAAAACTTTATACTATAATGTCAGATTGGTTATTAGAACATATTTTGCATCATGATGTTATGATAGGAAATTGGCTTTCAGAGCAATTATTGGCCAAACAAGAAGAAGAATTAGAAAAACTTCAGCAAGAAGATCTTCAACAAGAAGAAAAACAATATGAAAATAATCCAAATCCAATTCCTCAAGTCAAAACAGAATATGATTTTATCTATTCTTGTCCTTGTAGGACAAATCACTTTCTTTCATATATAGAGCATCTTGATATTATTTGCCATAAAAAACAACTAAGATGTAAAAAATGTCAAAAAAATCTATTTTATGTAAGAAGTGAAATCAAAACTGAAAAAAGGAATAATGATGTTTCCAAAGTGGGATGA
- the flhG gene encoding flagella biosynthesis ATPase FlhG: protein MNNQANKLRSLMNQNGGKKSQNTHFIAITSGKGGVGKSTISANLANVLANNGYKVGLFDADIGLANLDVILNVRIQKNLLHVLRGECSLEDILIEVKPNLWLIPGESGDEILKYNDKNIYERFLNQASILDELDFLIIDTGAGIGGNILNFLEMSDEVVVVTVPDPAAITDAYATIKTTSKTKENLLMLFNVVKNENEALKVFENIKKVADANIKNHLKLEFLGHLSASKDVSGSIKKRTLFTDENSASSDELKALASKLLYRLERKVLDNVTSRSFSNFFRKIIERF, encoded by the coding sequence ATGAATAACCAAGCCAATAAACTCCGTAGCCTTATGAATCAAAATGGAGGAAAAAAATCACAAAACACTCATTTTATAGCGATTACAAGTGGAAAAGGTGGAGTGGGTAAAAGCACTATCAGTGCAAATTTGGCAAATGTGCTAGCTAATAATGGATATAAAGTAGGACTTTTTGATGCAGATATTGGCCTAGCAAATCTTGATGTTATTTTAAATGTTCGTATTCAAAAAAATCTTTTACATGTTTTGCGCGGGGAATGCTCTTTAGAAGATATTTTAATCGAAGTAAAACCAAATTTATGGCTCATCCCTGGTGAAAGTGGTGATGAAATTTTAAAATACAATGATAAAAACATTTATGAAAGATTTTTAAATCAAGCAAGCATTTTAGATGAACTTGATTTTCTTATCATTGATACAGGTGCAGGAATAGGAGGAAATATACTGAATTTCTTAGAAATGTCAGATGAGGTTGTAGTAGTAACCGTTCCTGATCCTGCTGCAATTACCGATGCATATGCAACTATTAAAACCACTTCTAAGACAAAAGAAAATTTGCTTATGCTGTTTAATGTTGTCAAAAATGAAAATGAGGCTTTAAAAGTTTTTGAAAATATTAAAAAAGTTGCCGATGCAAATATTAAAAATCATCTAAAATTAGAATTTTTAGGACATTTAAGTGCTTCAAAAGATGTAAGCGGTAGCATTAAAAAACGCACCTTGTTTACAGATGAAAATTCTGCTTCAAGTGATGAGCTTAAAGCCCTAGCTTCCAAGCTTTTATATAGGTTGGAACGGAAAGTGCTTGATAATGTCACGAGTCGAAGTTTTTCAAATTTCTTTAGGAAAATCATCGAACGATTTTAA
- the folK gene encoding 2-amino-4-hydroxy-6-hydroxymethyldihydropteridine diphosphokinase has translation MLKIKGARRLETSRFFPYFSQKKKGFKYLALVGLGSNIEPEKKRFNKLFRVMMEDKRFKILATSPFLINEAFGFKAQKDFTNATMLMQTNLHARAFLKVLLFYELKFKRKRTFKNAPRTLDLDLLYFSQKVKRDEGCMVPHTGANQRISVILPLGLTKGL, from the coding sequence ATGCTAAAAATAAAAGGAGCAAGACGACTTGAAACAAGCCGTTTTTTTCCTTATTTTAGCCAAAAGAAAAAAGGGTTTAAATATCTTGCTCTAGTAGGCTTAGGAAGCAATATAGAGCCAGAAAAAAAAAGATTTAACAAGCTTTTTCGCGTGATGATGGAAGATAAAAGGTTTAAAATTCTAGCCACATCTCCATTTTTAATCAATGAAGCTTTTGGCTTTAAAGCTCAAAAAGACTTCACCAATGCAACAATGCTTATGCAAACAAATCTACACGCAAGAGCTTTTTTGAAAGTTTTGCTTTTTTATGAACTTAAATTCAAGCGAAAAAGAACTTTCAAAAACGCTCCTAGAACACTTGATTTAGATCTTTTATATTTTTCACAAAAAGTCAAGCGTGATGAGGGGTGTATGGTGCCTCATACAGGGGCTAATCAAAGAATAAGTGTAATTTTGCCCTTGGGCTTAACAAAAGGATTATAA
- a CDS encoding Cj0069 family protein codes for MKKNIVFFEVRGGSDKGEDGYRKDTMPMVNALKAKGWNAEVIFFEVGKKDEIYNYVKENFDGYVSRINPGNLKEENEYFDMLRKLCQEGLVGMPHPDAMIGYGAKDALTKLADTDLVPSDTYAYYDIKTFKENFPKSLAKGERVLKQNRGSTGEGIWRVSVEGEIKGEVLPLDTKIKCTEAKDNHVEHRELGEFMDFCEQYIIGDNGMLVDMTFLPRIKEGEIRLLMLYNTPVNVVHKKPAEDADAFSATLFSGAQYRYDKPEDWQNLVDMFLGELPKVRAKLGNYDLPLIWTADFILDNDEKGNDKYVLGEINCSCVGFTSHLELADEVAQNIINIVSKAKN; via the coding sequence ATGAAAAAAAATATAGTCTTTTTTGAGGTTAGAGGCGGTAGCGATAAGGGTGAAGATGGCTACAGAAAAGATACTATGCCTATGGTAAATGCTTTAAAAGCTAAGGGTTGGAATGCCGAGGTGATTTTTTTTGAAGTGGGAAAAAAGGATGAAATTTACAATTATGTGAAAGAAAATTTTGATGGCTATGTTTCGCGCATCAATCCTGGCAATCTTAAAGAAGAAAATGAGTATTTTGATATGTTAAGAAAACTTTGCCAAGAAGGTCTTGTTGGTATGCCTCATCCTGATGCTATGATAGGTTATGGGGCAAAAGATGCTTTAACAAAACTTGCAGATACAGATCTTGTGCCAAGTGATACTTATGCATACTATGATATTAAGACTTTTAAAGAAAATTTTCCAAAAAGTTTAGCTAAGGGAGAAAGAGTTTTAAAACAAAATCGTGGCTCTACAGGTGAAGGAATTTGGCGTGTGAGTGTAGAGGGTGAAATAAAAGGAGAAGTTTTACCTTTAGATACTAAAATAAAATGCACCGAAGCAAAAGACAATCATGTAGAGCACAGAGAATTGGGTGAATTTATGGATTTTTGCGAGCAATACATTATAGGTGATAATGGTATGCTTGTGGATATGACTTTTTTACCACGTATCAAAGAAGGGGAGATAAGACTTTTAATGCTTTATAATACTCCTGTAAATGTAGTCCATAAAAAACCAGCCGAAGATGCTGATGCTTTTTCTGCTACACTTTTTAGTGGGGCGCAATATCGCTATGATAAACCTGAAGATTGGCAAAATTTGGTAGATATGTTTTTAGGAGAGCTTCCTAAAGTGCGTGCAAAATTAGGCAATTATGATTTGCCACTTATTTGGACGGCTGATTTTATTTTGGATAATGATGAAAAAGGCAACGATAAGTATGTTTTAGGTGAGATAAATTGTTCTTGCGTAGGCTTTACCTCACACTTAGAACTTGCTGATGAAGTTGCTCAAAATATCATCAATATTGTAAGTAAGGCAAAAAACTAA